The Desulfatirhabdium butyrativorans DSM 18734 genome segment ACTTTTTACAAAAATCGGGCGAGTCGCTTTGGTTAGAAGGAGGAATTATGCCGATTTATGAATATGAATGCACGCAGTGTGGGCAGATCGAAGAAGTACTGCAGAAATTTTCGGATGAACCTCTGACCACATGCAAGAAATGTTCTGGCAAACTTCACAAACTCATTTCTCAAAGCTCTTTCCATCTGAAAGGCACCGGCTGGTACGTAACCGATTATGCATCCGGCTCAAAACCATCCGCCTCCAAACCTGCTGCAAAAGATGTGACGGAAACCAAGACAGATACCCCCGCTAAGGAATCGACATCCAAAGAATGATGTTGCCGGCAGCGTATTGATTGTTTTGTAAGGTACGATGACGGCTTGCGTGAGATCGATGGAACGATCAGAACGGTCTCCCGCACCGAAAATTTCGGCTAAAGGGGGTGGTAGTCTTTTTGATAAGCAAGGAAAATTGATAAAATTCGGCTTTTGTTTAAGCATGTTATATACATCAACCCCTCAGCGGAATCAACAAGGAGAAAGGGAACATGAAACTGAAACCATTGCAGGATCGTATTCTGGTTCAACGGGTAGAGGAAGAAACCACCACCAAGGGTGGCATCATCATTCCGGACACAGCCAAGGAAAAACCGGCTGAAGGTAAAGTCATCGCTGTCGGAAACGGCAAGTTGGCCGATGACGGCAAACGGATCGCCATGGAAGTAAAGGCCGGCGACCGGATTTTGTTTGGCAAATATGCAGGAACCGAAGTCAAAGTCGATGGTCAGGAATATCTCATTTTGCGGGAAGACGACGTCTTGGGCGTTATTGAAGCATAATCAGCGGATGGAGGAACAGAAAAAATGGCGAAAATCATCAAATATGACATGAAGGCCAGAGAGGCCATGCTGAACGGCGTTCGGGCATTGGCGGATGCAGTAGTCGTGACCCTCGGGCCAAAAGGCAGAAACGTCGTTATCGACAAGTCCTGGGGATCGCCCACCGTCACCAAAGACGGTGTAACCGTTGCCAAAGAAATCGAACTGGCCGATAAATTCGAGAACATGGGCGCCCAGATGGTCAAGGAAGTCGCCAGCAAAACCAGCGACATGGCAGGCGACGGCACAACCACCGCCACCGTTCTTGCCCGGGCCATCTACGAGGAAGGCCAGAAGCTGGTTGCTGCAGGAAACAACCCCATGGCCATCAAACGGGGCATCGAAAAGGCCACCGAAGCGGCCGTCAAAGAGCTGCACAAACTGAGCAAACCCATCAAGGATCAGCGGGAAATCGCCCAGGTCGGCACCATTTCGGCCAATAATGACGAGACCATCGGCAACATCATCGCCGAGGCCATGAACAAGGTCGGCAAGGAAGGCGTCATCACGGTCGAAGAAGCCAAAGGCATGGAAACCACGCTCGATGTGGTCGAAGGCATGCAGTTTGACCGCGGCTACATTTCTCCGTATTTCGTCACCGATCCGGAAAAAATGGTCTGTAATCTGGATGATCCGTACATCCTGATCAACGAAAAGAAAATCTCCAGCATGAAAGACCTGCTGCCCATCCTCGAGCAGGTCGCCAAGATGGGACGACCGCTGGTCATCATTGCGGAAGATGTCGATGGCGAAGCGCTGGCCACTCTCGTGGTCAACAAGCTGAGAGGCACGCTGCATGTGGCAGCCGTCAAGGCGCCGGGCTTCGGCGATCGCAGAAAGGCCATGCTCGAAGACATCGCCATTCTGACCGGTGGCCAGGTCGTGAGCGAAGATGTGGGCATCAAGCTGGAAAACGTGTCGGTATCCGATCTGGGCAAAGCCAAACGGGTTACCATCGACAAAGACAACACCACCATCGTTGACGGCGCAGGCGCTCGCGCAGCCCTCGAAGGCCGGGTGAAACAGATTCGCGCCCAGATCGAGGAAACCACTTCCGATTACGATCGGGAAAAGCTGCAGGAAAGACTGGCCAAACTGATCGGCGGCGTTGCCGTGATCAACGTTGGGGCAGCCACAGAGACCGAAATGAAGGAGAAGAAAGCCCGGGTGGAAGACGCACTCAATGCAACCCGCGCTGCAGTGGAAGAAGGAATCGTTCCCGGCGGCGGTGTGGCGCTGGTGCGATGCCTTTCCGCGCTGGAAGCCCTCCAGGTTGCCGATGAGCAGAAACTCGGCGTCAAGGTGATCATGAGAGCCATTGAAGAGCCGCTTCGCCAGATCGCCAACAACGCCGGATACGAAGGATCCGTGGTAATCGACAAGGTGAAGGCGGGCCAGGGCGCTTATGGCTTCAATGCCGATTCGAACACCTATCAGGACCTGTTTGAAGCCGGCGTCATTGATCCGACCAAGGTCACCCGGTTTGCACTGCAGAATGCGGCCAGTGTGGCATCCCTGATGCTCACCACCGAGGCCATGATTGCAGACAAGCCCGAAGAGAAAGAAGCCGCAATGCCCAATCCTGGAATGGGTGGCATGGGCGGAATGGGTGGCATGGGCGGAATGGGTGGCATGGGCGGAATGATGTAAACCGTTTCTTGTTACCGGCAAGCGGGCGTTTACCGGTTTTCAACCGAATGCCCGATTGCTTCTCCATAACAAAAAGCCCCTCCGGAGACCCTGGAGGGGCTTTTTGCTTGGATCACGGCGGAACATCCGATGAAATTTCCAGCTCTTTTGCAAGTATTCTTGCGTCTGCTCCAATGGCTCCCCGTTTTCGGCGCTGTCCGGGACCGGTATGTGCATGCCGTGGAAGAATACGAAACCGACCGGCTGGGCTACCACATCCCGGATGAAAGCCCGGATGCTTCCGTGGGCAGGCCCATCCTGCTGCGGGGCTGGCGAAGGGCAGGCGTTCTGCTGCTGCACGGCTACATGGCTGCGCCACTGGAGATGGCCGAGCTTGCCCGCGCAATCAACCATTGGGGCCACTGGGTCTATGTTCCCCGGATTCGCGGGCATGGCACTTCTCCGGAAGACCTGGCGATTCGAACGGTGGATGATTGGCGCGCTTCTGTGGATGCCGGGTACGACCTGCTGCAGCAGGCGTGCAGGCGGATCGCACTGTGCGGGTTTTCCGCAGGAGCGATGCTCGCCTTCGATCGGGTGATCCGGAAACCGGAAGCCATGCCCGGGGCGCTTGTCGCCATCTCCCCCCCCTTCAAGCTGGTGGGGCATGGGGCAACGCTGGTGATGGCCATCGACAGATGGAACCGCATCGCCCATCGCATGCAACTGCAGGACGCCCAGAAACAGTTTGTCGAAAACCATCCCGACAATCCGCACATCAATTACCATCGCAATCCCATTTCCGGCGTCATCGAGCTGGAAAAACTGGTCAAGGCCGTTTCCCCACATCTTCCCCAAATCCAGCTACCCGCATGGATGATTCAGGGAAGCCACGATCCTCTCGTGGATGAATCCGGTTCGAGAAAAGCTTTTTACGCCCTGGGCAGCGAACGAAAATGTTATACGATCGTGCCTTCTGCCAGACATGGCATCGTTACAGGACCTTACGCGGAGCTGGTACAGGCCATCATGCTGCCGCTCATCCAATCCGCGCTGTCTCCTGTCACCCTGAGCCTGTCGAAGGGTGGAATCGCCGCATGAGGGCGGGAGGATGTGAGGGCGGAAAGGCGGAAAGGCGGAAGCCCCTCGACAGGCTCGGGGTGACAAATCGGGGACCAGTCGCAATCTCTGTCACCCTGAGCCTGTCGAAGGGTGGAATCGCCGCATGAGGGCGGGAGGGTGTGAGGGCGTAAAGGCGGAAGCCCCTCGACAGGCTCGGGGTGACAAATCGGGGACCAGTCGCAATCTCTGTCACCCTGAGCTTGTCGAAGGGTGGAAGCGCCGCGTGAGGGCGGGAGGGTGGGATAATCGTGAAACAGCCTGCCCTCCAACTCGGGTTGTACCCAAATCCGGGTTTTCGTTCAGGCGCTCAATATATGTTCATGGCGGTATCGCACGGCCCCGGGAGATGAAAATCCGGTCGTCATTCCGGCAAAAACCGGGGTAACGAGCCCAGGGAATTTCGATTACGATCACGATTACGACAACGACAACGACAACGACAACGACAACGATTATCCCCGGCATTGCGAGGGGCGGGATTTTCACGAAATGCTCATGGCGAAGGGATTTCGCCACCCCCCAGAGACGAAAATCCGGTAGTTATTCCGGACAATCGCAGCGGTAACGGGCCACACTGCCGACTACAGTATTTTCACGATGAAAACAGGAGTGATCCGCTTTCCTTCTGACTCCTGACTCCTGACTCCTGGCTTCTGACTACTGACTTTACTGCGAATGACGCATGCCGTATTTTTCGGCGTAGCCCCTCGGCGTGATCATGTAGCCTTCATAGCAGAACGTGCGGCTGTTTCCAATAAAGACCGTAGTGAGCATGTCCACCTGCGCCAGATGCAGATCCTTCAGGCAGGTAATCGTCACGCATTCGTTTTCCCGCATGGCGTTTTGAACGATGCCGACGATGGTCTGCGGGCTTCGGTGCTGCAGGAGAATTTGCTGGGCGCGGACGAGGTGATCCGCCCGCTTGCGGCTCTTGGGGTTATAGATGACCAGCACGAAATCGGCTTTGGCGGCTGCTTCGATCCGCGCTTCGATCTGCTGCCAGGGCGTCAACAGATCGCTCAGACTGACGCAGGCAAAATCGTGGGTAAGCGGCGCGCCCAGCAGGGATGCGCCGGATGCAAGCGCAGGAATACCCGGCACGACTTCGATTTGAAGACACGGTTGTCCCGGGCTTCCTTCGGGCTGAGCCTGGTTGCCGCCTCCCGGCCGCCTCTGGGATGGGGGGGGCAGCAGGCGGATATTCCGGTTGCGGCAGATTTCAAAGGCCAGCCCGGCCATGGCATAAATACCCGGGTCTCCGCTCGAGACAATCGCGACATCTGCGGCCTCATGGACAGCCGCATCGATTGCCGCCTCCACCCGATCCACTTCCTGTGTCATGCCGGATTGAATGATGCGCTTTCCTTCCAGCAACGGCCGGATCAGGTCGATGTAGAGCCGGTATCCGCTGACGATTTGGGCCTCCGCAAGCGCCTGTTCGGCGCGGGCGGACAGATGCGCTACATTTCCCGGTCCGATTCCGATGATACACAGCTTGCCCGGGCCACCGCGAGGGTGACGTTTCCCCTGCTCCGTTTCGGAATGATCAGCTCGTTTGTCCGGGCTGCCAACAGCGCGGCTGCTTCGCATACGCTTTTTGCTCCTACATGACGTTGTACGGTCTCGGAAGGATGGAGAATCCCCCGGGCCTGATTCAATTGATCCGCGGAAAACCACCGGCAGGGCACCCCGAAATGATCGGCGCTCTGCCGGATGGCTGGCTCGTCCTGCTTCAGATCGATGCTGGCCACACAGCCGATACTGGCCGTAGACAGGTGAGACATGGCCAGGATCGTTTCAATCCACTCCCGCATTTCGGAAAACGGCGTGTTCCGGTTGCAGCCGATCCCCAGCACAAGGCTCGGTGGTCGAATCACAAGGATGTTTTCGGCGGGAGAACAATCCGTTCGATCGGTGACCAGAACGCACGCCGAGCCATTGCCCGGGACCACCTGCCCTTCTCGAAAGGGGATTCCCGAGCTTTGCGGAGAAAGCCGGACCCATCCCATGGGATCCTCGAGTATCACCGGGACATCCGTCAGGAAGGCCTTGTTGACGATTCGGATGGCCTGCGGGTTTTCCACCCGGAGCCCGAGCGTTGCCGCCAGCACATCGATGGCCGGTTTTTCGTGCACATCGGTTGCCGTGGTGATGACGGGCATCGCGCAGGTCATTTGGGCAATCTGGCGCGCCAGGTCGTTTGCACCGCCAAGATGGCCGGAAACCAGGCTGATGACGAATTTCGCCCGCTCGTCCATCACGACGACGGCCGGATCCTCGGTTTTGTGAACCAGAAGTCCGCCAATGAGCCGCACGACGATCCCGCATGCCATGATGAAGACATGGCCACCGTAGTTCTGGAAAGAGCGTTTCACCTCAACCGAGAGTTTGGCGAACCGGATCGTCTGCTGGAACGAATCGCCCGATCGATCCCCTTCGATATCGAGCTGTTCCGGCAAAAATATATCGCATGAATCCACCATGCAGCCCGGGCTACGCCCGGCTGAATGGAAGTCACCGGGGCGACTTTCCGCACCAATGGGGCGGCATGAGAGCCGCCCTACGCTATCGCCCACTGCCGACTGCCGACTGCCGACTGCCCGCTGCCCGTAGAGAAGACCTTCCTGAATCGTCCGGGCAATCGACAAGCCTGCATGGCTCAAAACCCAGATAGCGACCCGGCTCCGATCTTTCTTCCCGTGTTTCATGGCGGGCCGCAAGCCTTTCGGAACCCGTGGGTGAACGTCTCGTCGTAGAGCCGGGAGGCCGGGATATCGCCATCCGCCATGCCATCCACGGCCTTTCCGATCAGAACGAGCGCCTGGCGGTCAATACCTGCCGCGAATGCCGCTTCCTGCAGTTCGGAAACGGTGGTGCGGATGATCCGCTGATCCGGATGGGATACCCGGTAGGCGATGACGCATGGGGCAGAGGCGCCGTAGGTTTCGGACAGGATACGCTGCATCTCTTGGATGTGCCCCATGCTGAGGTAGATGACAAGAGATGCCCCGTGCGCCGCCAGCTTCTCCAGGGATTCGTTCTGCGGCACCGGTGTCTTTCCGGCCATGCGGGTCAGGATCAATGTCTGTGTGATCTCCGGGAGGGTGAACTCGATGCCGAGGGCCGCTGCCGCCGCAAATGCGGCGCTCACCCCTGGAATGACGCCGTATGGCACGCCCGCCTTTCGCAATCCGGCCATTTGCTCGTGAATGGCCCCATACAGGCTGGGATCACCGGTATGCAGGCGCACCACCCGCTTGCCTGCATCGTGCGCACGGATCATGGCATCGAGAATCTGCGGCAGGCTGAGCCCGGCGCTGTTCCGGACCTCGGCCTTCTCCCGTGTCCATTTGAGCAGCGCATCCGGAACGAGCGAGCCTGCATAGATGACCAG includes the following:
- the cobM gene encoding precorrin-4 C(11)-methyltransferase, which gives rise to MKTNTTESGARAAIRFPVLFVGAGPGDPDLITVKGQWALSNADLVIYAGSLVPDALLKWTREKAEVRNSAGLSLPQILDAMIRAHDAGKRVVRLHTGDPSLYGAIHEQMAGLRKAGVPYGVIPGVSAAFAAAAALGIEFTLPEITQTLILTRMAGKTPVPQNESLEKLAAHGASLVIYLSMGHIQEMQRILSETYGASAPCVIAYRVSHPDQRIIRTTVSELQEAAFAAGIDRQALVLIGKAVDGMADGDIPASRLYDETFTHGFRKACGPP
- the groL gene encoding chaperonin GroEL (60 kDa chaperone family; promotes refolding of misfolded polypeptides especially under stressful conditions; forms two stacked rings of heptamers to form a barrel-shaped 14mer; ends can be capped by GroES; misfolded proteins enter the barrel where they are refolded when GroES binds); protein product: MAKIIKYDMKAREAMLNGVRALADAVVVTLGPKGRNVVIDKSWGSPTVTKDGVTVAKEIELADKFENMGAQMVKEVASKTSDMAGDGTTTATVLARAIYEEGQKLVAAGNNPMAIKRGIEKATEAAVKELHKLSKPIKDQREIAQVGTISANNDETIGNIIAEAMNKVGKEGVITVEEAKGMETTLDVVEGMQFDRGYISPYFVTDPEKMVCNLDDPYILINEKKISSMKDLLPILEQVAKMGRPLVIIAEDVDGEALATLVVNKLRGTLHVAAVKAPGFGDRRKAMLEDIAILTGGQVVSEDVGIKLENVSVSDLGKAKRVTIDKDNTTIVDGAGARAALEGRVKQIRAQIEETTSDYDREKLQERLAKLIGGVAVINVGAATETEMKEKKARVEDALNATRAAVEEGIVPGGGVALVRCLSALEALQVADEQKLGVKVIMRAIEEPLRQIANNAGYEGSVVIDKVKAGQGAYGFNADSNTYQDLFEAGVIDPTKVTRFALQNAASVASLMLTTEAMIADKPEEKEAAMPNPGMGGMGGMGGMGGMGGMGGMM
- the groES gene encoding co-chaperone GroES is translated as MKLKPLQDRILVQRVEEETTTKGGIIIPDTAKEKPAEGKVIAVGNGKLADDGKRIAMEVKAGDRILFGKYAGTEVKVDGQEYLILREDDVLGVIEA
- a CDS encoding FmdB family zinc ribbon protein → MPIYEYECTQCGQIEEVLQKFSDEPLTTCKKCSGKLHKLISQSSFHLKGTGWYVTDYASGSKPSASKPAAKDVTETKTDTPAKESTSKE
- a CDS encoding alpha/beta hydrolase; translation: MKFPALLQVFLRLLQWLPVFGAVRDRYVHAVEEYETDRLGYHIPDESPDASVGRPILLRGWRRAGVLLLHGYMAAPLEMAELARAINHWGHWVYVPRIRGHGTSPEDLAIRTVDDWRASVDAGYDLLQQACRRIALCGFSAGAMLAFDRVIRKPEAMPGALVAISPPFKLVGHGATLVMAIDRWNRIAHRMQLQDAQKQFVENHPDNPHINYHRNPISGVIELEKLVKAVSPHLPQIQLPAWMIQGSHDPLVDESGSRKAFYALGSERKCYTIVPSARHGIVTGPYAELVQAIMLPLIQSALSPVTLSLSKGGIAA
- a CDS encoding cobalt-precorrin 5A hydrolase, with product MACGIVVRLIGGLLVHKTEDPAVVVMDERAKFVISLVSGHLGGANDLARQIAQMTCAMPVITTATDVHEKPAIDVLAATLGLRVENPQAIRIVNKAFLTDVPVILEDPMGWVRLSPQSSGIPFREGQVVPGNGSACVLVTDRTDCSPAENILVIRPPSLVLGIGCNRNTPFSEMREWIETILAMSHLSTASIGCVASIDLKQDEPAIRQSADHFGVPCRWFSADQLNQARGILHPSETVQRHVGAKSVCEAAALLAARTNELIIPKRSRGNVTLAVARASCVSSESDREM
- a CDS encoding precorrin-3B C(17)-methyltransferase codes for the protein MCIIGIGPGNVAHLSARAEQALAEAQIVSGYRLYIDLIRPLLEGKRIIQSGMTQEVDRVEAAIDAAVHEAADVAIVSSGDPGIYAMAGLAFEICRNRNIRLLPPPSQRRPGGGNQAQPEGSPGQPCLQIEVVPGIPALASGASLLGAPLTHDFACVSLSDLLTPWQQIEARIEAAAKADFVLVIYNPKSRKRADHLVRAQQILLQHRSPQTIVGIVQNAMRENECVTITCLKDLHLAQVDMLTTVFIGNSRTFCYEGYMITPRGYAEKYGMRHSQ